From Streptomyces sp. NBC_00370, a single genomic window includes:
- a CDS encoding SpoIIE family protein phosphatase, with translation MNGGPAGGPGAAGAGSVEALFDQARAGLEVYDTNFRVLRANPAVLRMRDRTAAAVIGADVRDLDRGFPVSPVIEEVLRTGSTVEDRPMTAHPRSDAGQRREYVVTGYPLRDGDRTTGAASMVHDVTEQLRERAGLELLSTARAHIGSHLDALRTAQELADTAVPGFADSVAVDVVESVLSGDAPIGPVSGRLPMRRAAFQSHDGAYGAYPVGSASDYAFPTPYTQALSDLRPRLVASVAPYGQWLAQDQPRAEFIARTGVHSFIAAPLTVHGLVLGMATFYRDGARPEPFDEADLSLATQIAGVTALCVDNARRFTREHTVATALQRSLLPRTPPRVAAVRSAQCYLPGEYGAHWFDVLPLSSCRVGLVLGYVPGEDLWASATMGRLRTAASTLASMDLPPDELMAHLDDVSQSLGREQEADPGSRHRGRPPFTASCLYLTYDPVSRRCALASAAHDGPLLADPEGTVSRLEVPRGAPLGQGTPYEMRTVDVAVGSLLCLYSDSVAGRYPAEADKRLSRLRDVLADPSATPEEVCDSATYKLLRGASREGMALLTARLNRLDPHHVASWTFPAEAVSVREARRAAHHQLAEWGLEEHAPTTDLVVSELATNVLSHATGPIRLRLILDRTLTVEVSDEADTAPHLRHARLQDEGGRGLFLIASFTRHWGTRYEENGKTIWAEQSLTDV, from the coding sequence ATGAACGGCGGCCCGGCGGGCGGTCCCGGCGCAGCCGGGGCGGGCAGCGTCGAGGCTCTGTTCGACCAGGCCAGGGCCGGTCTTGAGGTGTACGACACGAACTTCCGGGTCCTCCGGGCGAATCCCGCCGTCCTGCGCATGCGCGACAGGACCGCCGCTGCCGTGATCGGCGCCGACGTCAGAGACCTGGACCGGGGATTCCCGGTCTCCCCCGTCATCGAAGAAGTGCTGCGGACCGGGTCGACGGTCGAGGACCGTCCGATGACGGCGCATCCGAGGTCCGACGCGGGGCAGCGGCGCGAGTACGTCGTCACCGGCTACCCCCTGCGGGACGGCGACCGGACGACCGGCGCCGCCTCGATGGTCCACGACGTCACCGAGCAACTGCGCGAGCGAGCGGGCCTGGAGCTCCTGAGCACGGCGCGCGCTCACATCGGCAGCCATCTGGACGCGCTGCGCACCGCCCAGGAACTCGCCGACACGGCCGTCCCCGGCTTCGCCGACAGCGTCGCCGTCGACGTGGTGGAGTCCGTCCTGTCCGGTGACGCGCCGATCGGCCCGGTGAGCGGCCGGCTGCCCATGCGGCGCGCCGCGTTCCAGTCGCACGACGGTGCGTACGGCGCCTATCCGGTGGGCAGCGCCAGCGACTACGCGTTCCCCACGCCGTACACCCAGGCGCTGAGCGATCTGCGGCCCCGCCTGGTCGCTTCGGTCGCGCCGTACGGTCAGTGGCTCGCCCAGGACCAGCCGCGCGCCGAGTTCATCGCCAGGACAGGTGTGCACTCGTTCATCGCGGCGCCGCTGACCGTCCACGGGCTGGTGCTGGGGATGGCGACCTTCTACCGGGACGGCGCCCGTCCCGAGCCCTTCGACGAGGCGGACCTGTCACTCGCGACGCAGATCGCGGGCGTCACGGCGCTGTGTGTCGACAACGCGCGCCGCTTCACCCGTGAACACACCGTCGCGACGGCGCTGCAGCGCAGTCTGCTGCCCCGGACCCCACCGCGGGTGGCGGCGGTGCGCTCCGCCCAGTGCTACCTGCCGGGTGAGTACGGGGCCCACTGGTTCGACGTCCTCCCGCTGTCCAGCTGCCGGGTGGGGCTGGTCCTCGGGTATGTGCCGGGCGAGGACCTGTGGGCATCGGCGACGATGGGCAGGCTGCGGACCGCGGCCTCGACGCTCGCTTCGATGGACCTGCCGCCCGACGAACTCATGGCACACCTCGACGACGTCTCCCAGAGCCTCGGCCGCGAGCAGGAGGCGGATCCCGGCAGCAGGCACCGCGGCCGACCGCCGTTCACCGCCTCGTGTCTCTACCTGACGTACGACCCCGTCAGCCGGCGGTGCGCCCTGGCGTCGGCGGCGCACGACGGCCCGCTGCTCGCCGATCCCGAGGGCACCGTCAGCCGGCTGGAGGTCCCGCGCGGGGCGCCGCTCGGGCAGGGCACCCCGTACGAGATGCGGACGGTCGACGTCGCGGTCGGGAGCCTGTTGTGTCTGTACTCCGACAGCGTCGCCGGCCGGTATCCGGCGGAGGCGGACAAACGCCTCAGCCGGCTGCGCGACGTACTGGCGGACCCCTCGGCGACCCCCGAGGAGGTCTGCGACTCGGCGACGTACAAGCTGCTGCGCGGCGCCTCGCGGGAGGGGATGGCGCTCCTGACGGCGCGGCTCAACCGGCTCGATCCGCACCACGTCGCCTCCTGGACCTTCCCGGCCGAGGCCGTCTCGGTACGTGAGGCACGGCGCGCGGCCCACCACCAGCTGGCCGAGTGGGGTCTGGAGGAGCACGCTCCCACCACCGACCTGGTGGTCAGCGAACTGGCCACCAACGTGCTCAGCCACGCGACGGGGCCCATCCGGCTGCGGCTGATCCTCGACCGGACCCTGACCGTCGAGGTCTCGGACGAGGCCGACACCGCCCCGCATCTGCGGCACGCGAGGCTCCAGGACGAGGGCGGCCGCGGGCTGTTCCTGATCGCGTCGTTCACCCGGCACTGGGGGACACGTTACGAGGAGAACGGCAAGACCATCTGGGCCGAGCAGAGCCTGACGGACGTCTGA
- a CDS encoding phospholipase D-like domain-containing protein has translation MTRTQNAPVEPAESTRTARPQGFDGAADGGDGDALLDERVRRTRRRLERLIGIAATEGNALVPLRNGDEIFTAMLDGIAAARHTVDMMTFVYWKGEIAQRFADALADRARAGVRVRLLLDGFGSRLIDKGQLAVMREAGVQVTWFRKPLYLSPLKQNHRCHRKVLVVDEETAFTGGVGIAEEWCGDARNPDEWRDTHVQVRGPAVDGLAAAFAQNWAECHDELFDDRDRFISPAAQGDAVVQVVRGSASFGWQDMQTLFRVVIESAEERIRLATAYFAPDAYFIELLCAAARRGVEIEILLPGPHTDKRVCQLAGQRYYEDLNACGVKIFQYQPTMLHTKVITVDRTMALIGSTNFNRRSLDHDEEVMLAVLDPAFTATLDGHFTEDLQHSELIRPGRWKRRSPLQRAKETAVVPIRRFL, from the coding sequence ATGACACGCACGCAGAACGCACCGGTAGAACCCGCCGAATCGACCAGGACAGCGCGACCCCAGGGGTTCGACGGCGCGGCGGACGGCGGTGACGGGGATGCGCTCCTCGACGAACGCGTCCGGCGCACCAGACGCCGGCTGGAACGGCTCATAGGCATAGCGGCCACCGAGGGCAACGCACTGGTCCCGCTGCGCAACGGGGACGAGATCTTCACCGCCATGCTCGACGGCATCGCCGCCGCCCGGCACACCGTGGACATGATGACGTTCGTGTACTGGAAGGGCGAGATCGCCCAGCGGTTCGCCGACGCGCTGGCGGACCGGGCGCGCGCGGGGGTGCGGGTGCGGCTCCTGCTGGACGGCTTCGGCAGCCGGCTCATCGACAAGGGCCAGTTGGCGGTGATGCGGGAGGCCGGTGTGCAGGTGACCTGGTTCCGCAAGCCCCTCTATCTGTCCCCGCTGAAGCAGAACCACCGCTGCCACCGCAAGGTCCTCGTCGTGGACGAGGAGACGGCCTTCACCGGCGGGGTCGGCATCGCGGAGGAGTGGTGCGGCGACGCCCGCAACCCCGACGAGTGGCGCGACACCCATGTGCAGGTGCGCGGACCGGCGGTGGACGGACTGGCCGCTGCGTTCGCCCAGAACTGGGCCGAGTGTCACGACGAACTCTTCGACGACCGCGACCGGTTCATCTCCCCGGCCGCCCAGGGCGATGCCGTCGTACAGGTGGTGCGCGGGTCCGCCAGCTTCGGCTGGCAGGACATGCAGACGCTGTTCCGGGTGGTCATCGAGTCCGCGGAGGAACGAATCCGGCTGGCCACCGCCTACTTCGCGCCCGACGCGTACTTCATCGAGCTGCTGTGCGCGGCCGCGCGCCGCGGCGTCGAGATCGAGATCCTGCTGCCCGGCCCGCACACCGACAAGCGGGTCTGCCAACTGGCCGGACAGCGCTACTACGAAGACCTCAACGCCTGCGGCGTCAAAATCTTCCAGTACCAGCCGACGATGCTCCACACCAAGGTCATCACCGTGGACAGGACAATGGCGCTCATCGGCTCGACGAACTTCAACCGCCGCTCACTCGACCACGACGAAGAGGTCATGCTCGCCGTGCTCGACCCGGCGTTCACCGCGACCCTGGACGGCCACTTCACGGAGGATCTGCAACACAGCGAACTCATCAGGCCGGGCCGCTGGAAGCGGCGCTCACCGCTCCAGCGCGCCAAGGAAACGGCCGTCGTGCCGATCAGGCGCTTCCTCTAG
- a CDS encoding MerR family transcriptional regulator, producing MAADDSLSRLDDDDYPAYTMGRAAEMLGTTQGFLRAIGEARLITPLRSAGGHRRYSRYQLRIAARARELVDQGTPIEAACRIVILEDQLEEAQRINAEYRRAARSADPTATG from the coding sequence ATGGCAGCAGACGATTCGCTCAGCCGTCTCGACGACGACGACTACCCCGCCTACACCATGGGCCGGGCCGCCGAGATGCTCGGCACCACCCAGGGCTTCCTGCGCGCCATCGGCGAAGCCCGGCTGATCACCCCGCTGCGCTCCGCCGGCGGACACCGCCGCTACTCCCGCTACCAGCTCCGCATCGCGGCCCGCGCACGGGAACTCGTCGACCAGGGCACCCCGATCGAGGCCGCGTGCCGCATCGTCATCCTTGAGGACCAGCTCGAAGAGGCCCAGCGCATCAACGCCGAATACCGTCGCGCCGCCCGGTCGGCGGATCCGACGGCCACGGGCTGA
- a CDS encoding ATP-binding protein, with amino-acid sequence MRSSESYPGEPGAVAAARHLAARFLSRVGMGGAAAAEQTVQIVQLVVSELVTNAVRHTDGPCGVDLELTGQTVAITVWDTSPQLPVVTEHDPTRVGRHGMEIITALCGGFQVARREAGKQITVRLLLADAAV; translated from the coding sequence GTGCGGAGCAGTGAGAGCTACCCGGGGGAGCCTGGAGCGGTAGCCGCTGCCCGGCACTTGGCGGCGCGCTTCCTGTCCCGGGTCGGCATGGGCGGCGCGGCGGCGGCCGAGCAGACCGTCCAGATCGTGCAGTTGGTCGTCTCGGAACTGGTCACCAACGCGGTGCGGCACACCGACGGCCCGTGCGGTGTCGACCTGGAACTGACCGGCCAGACGGTGGCGATCACGGTCTGGGACACCTCGCCGCAGCTGCCGGTGGTGACGGAGCACGATCCGACGCGGGTGGGCCGGCACGGGATGGAGATCATCACCGCTCTGTGCGGGGGCTTCCAGGTGGCCCGCAGGGAAGCCGGCAAACAGATCACCGTACGCCTGCTCCTGGCGGACGCCGCCGTCTGA
- a CDS encoding SDR family oxidoreductase: protein MRVFVTGGTGLIGSAVVAELLGNGHTVLALARSDASARAVEAAGAQPLRGGLADLDVLRTGAAQSEGVIHLAFGNDFSSPEAVADAVAEESAAIAALGEELVGSDRPFVTVSGTPWVPGRLSTETDPLPTDGPVGGRGRAVTAMLGLASRGVRTTAVRMPRTVHNQGDGGFAGMLTGIARQSGVSGYAGDGEQRWPAVHALDAAVLFRLALEKAPAGTSWHAVADEGDTVRDIAAVIGRRLNLPVESVPPETYGPLGPIFATDQPSSSTHTRQTLGWEPKHPSLLADLENIQP, encoded by the coding sequence ATGCGCGTCTTCGTCACCGGCGGTACCGGCCTGATCGGATCCGCCGTCGTCGCCGAACTGCTCGGCAACGGCCACACCGTCCTCGCCCTCGCCCGCTCCGACGCGTCCGCGCGTGCCGTCGAGGCGGCCGGCGCGCAGCCGCTCCGGGGAGGCCTCGCCGATCTGGACGTCCTTCGTACCGGCGCGGCGCAGAGCGAAGGGGTGATCCATCTCGCGTTCGGCAACGACTTCAGCAGCCCCGAAGCCGTCGCCGACGCGGTCGCGGAGGAAAGCGCCGCCATCGCGGCCCTCGGCGAGGAACTCGTCGGCAGCGACCGCCCCTTCGTCACCGTCTCGGGTACGCCCTGGGTGCCCGGCCGCCTCTCCACCGAGACCGACCCGCTGCCGACCGACGGGCCGGTCGGCGGTCGGGGCCGCGCGGTCACGGCCATGCTCGGGCTGGCCTCGCGCGGCGTCCGTACGACGGCGGTACGCATGCCGCGCACGGTGCACAACCAGGGCGACGGCGGGTTCGCCGGAATGCTGACCGGTATCGCACGGCAGAGCGGAGTCTCCGGGTACGCGGGCGACGGCGAGCAGCGCTGGCCGGCCGTGCACGCGCTCGACGCGGCGGTCCTCTTCCGGCTCGCCCTCGAAAAGGCGCCGGCCGGCACCTCCTGGCACGCCGTGGCTGACGAGGGCGACACGGTGCGCGACATCGCCGCGGTCATCGGCCGTCGGCTGAACCTGCCGGTCGAGTCGGTGCCGCCGGAGACGTACGGCCCGCTCGGCCCGATCTTCGCGACCGACCAGCCGTCGTCCAGCACGCACACCCGGCAGACGCTCGGCTGGGAACCGAAGCACCCGAGCCTGCTGGCGGACCTGGAGAACATCCAGCCCTGA
- a CDS encoding winged helix-turn-helix transcriptional regulator — MFDPGCKTRRLLDRIGTKWMSMAVKVLAEASPDEVRFAELQRRMTGVSQKMLSVTLQGLARDGLVERRVEASVPPRVYYRLTPLGLSLEGPLAAVRAWAEEHMAEIDRANERSRESADQL; from the coding sequence CTGTTCGACCCGGGGTGCAAGACCCGTCGGCTGCTCGACAGGATCGGCACGAAGTGGATGTCGATGGCCGTGAAGGTGCTCGCGGAGGCATCCCCCGACGAGGTGCGCTTCGCCGAACTGCAGCGCAGGATGACCGGCGTCTCGCAGAAGATGCTGTCGGTCACCCTCCAGGGGCTGGCCAGGGACGGCCTGGTCGAGCGCCGCGTCGAGGCGTCGGTGCCGCCGCGCGTCTACTACCGCCTCACCCCGCTCGGCCTGTCGCTGGAAGGGCCGCTGGCCGCCGTACGCGCCTGGGCCGAGGAACACATGGCCGAGATCGACCGCGCCAACGAGCGCAGCCGCGAGAGCGCGGACCAACTCTGA
- a CDS encoding alpha/beta fold hydrolase: protein MSVALRRVTANGIDLNVAVTGEGPAVLLLHGFPHTWELWTDVMAGLADRYRLIAPDLRGAGASARAVDGYDAGTLAADAEALLGALGETSAAVVGIDAGAPPAFLLAMRRPDLVRQLVVMESLLGTLPGAESFLAHGAPWWFGFHAVPGLAESVLVGHEAEYIDWFLDAGTLGAGVRPAVRDAFVRAYTGSEALRCAFSYYRALPTSARQIQQASEAGRLTVPTMAIGAQPVGPVLEGQLRPLADDLVGHVIEDCGHIVPQHRPDELLALLDPFLDSTLDLYRAEGNAQRRQGRSSADDDGSRVGR from the coding sequence ATGTCTGTCGCACTGCGCCGGGTCACGGCCAACGGAATCGATCTCAACGTGGCCGTCACGGGCGAGGGCCCGGCCGTCCTGCTGCTGCACGGCTTCCCGCACACCTGGGAGCTGTGGACCGACGTCATGGCCGGGCTCGCCGACCGCTACCGGCTGATCGCACCGGACCTGCGCGGGGCCGGTGCGAGCGCGCGGGCGGTGGACGGGTACGACGCCGGTACGCTCGCGGCCGACGCCGAAGCGCTCCTCGGCGCGCTCGGCGAGACCTCAGCGGCGGTGGTCGGCATCGACGCGGGCGCCCCGCCCGCCTTCCTCCTCGCCATGCGCCGACCGGACCTCGTCCGTCAACTCGTCGTGATGGAGTCGCTGTTGGGCACGCTGCCCGGGGCCGAGTCGTTCCTCGCGCACGGCGCGCCGTGGTGGTTCGGGTTCCACGCGGTCCCCGGCCTCGCCGAATCCGTACTCGTCGGCCACGAGGCCGAGTACATCGACTGGTTCCTCGACGCGGGCACCCTCGGTGCGGGCGTGCGGCCCGCCGTCCGCGACGCGTTCGTCCGCGCGTACACCGGAAGCGAGGCGCTGCGCTGCGCCTTCTCGTACTATCGGGCGCTGCCGACCAGCGCCCGGCAGATCCAACAAGCGTCTGAAGCGGGCCGGTTGACCGTACCGACGATGGCGATCGGCGCCCAGCCGGTCGGTCCGGTGCTGGAAGGGCAACTTCGTCCGCTCGCCGACGATCTCGTCGGGCACGTCATCGAGGACTGCGGTCACATCGTCCCGCAGCACCGCCCTGACGAACTGCTCGCCCTCCTGGACCCGTTCCTGGACTCGACCCTGGACTTGTATCGAGCCGAGGGCAACGCTCAGCGACGCCAGGGGCGTTCATCAGCTGACGACGACGGCAGCCGGGTCGGGAGATAG
- a CDS encoding TetR/AcrR family transcriptional regulator translates to MARWEAGARERLVVAAVDLFTEQGYDATTVTQIAERAGVTKSTFFRHFPDKRELLVAGQETLSRLLAEGIAEAPDSAGPLAAVAAGLERASGVMGPMNRELAPRLKAAVAASTELQERDALKSVSLTAAMTTALVARGVPDPTAALAGELGLLAFKRGYAEWAEGERGDDDELAGHILTALDELRAASASLT, encoded by the coding sequence ATGGCGCGGTGGGAAGCAGGGGCACGGGAACGCCTCGTCGTGGCCGCCGTCGACCTGTTCACCGAGCAGGGGTACGACGCCACGACGGTCACGCAGATCGCCGAGCGCGCCGGAGTCACCAAGAGCACCTTCTTCCGGCACTTCCCCGACAAGCGCGAGCTGCTGGTGGCCGGGCAGGAGACGCTGAGCCGACTGCTGGCCGAGGGGATCGCCGAGGCGCCCGACAGCGCGGGGCCGCTGGCGGCCGTCGCCGCCGGTCTTGAGCGCGCCTCCGGCGTGATGGGTCCCATGAACCGGGAACTCGCCCCGCGGCTGAAGGCGGCCGTCGCCGCCAGCACCGAGCTCCAGGAGCGTGACGCCCTCAAGAGCGTCAGCCTCACGGCAGCGATGACCACGGCCCTGGTCGCCCGTGGCGTACCCGACCCGACGGCGGCCCTCGCGGGTGAGCTGGGGCTTCTCGCGTTCAAGCGGGGCTATGCCGAGTGGGCCGAGGGCGAGCGCGGCGACGATGACGAACTCGCCGGGCACATCCTGACGGCCCTGGACGAGCTGCGCGCGGCCAGCGCGTCACTGACCTGA
- a CDS encoding STAS domain-containing protein, translating into MSTSDHAPTQLPVVTAAGDLDADNLKPLDVQLQEASAAAPAVILDVSDVTFGDSTFLNLLLRTHQRTDLRIVGLRPPLDRLFSIVGVDAVLNTYRTLAEAQDVPY; encoded by the coding sequence ATGTCGACAAGCGACCACGCTCCCACGCAACTGCCGGTCGTCACCGCGGCAGGTGACCTGGACGCCGACAATCTGAAACCGCTCGACGTCCAGCTCCAGGAGGCCAGCGCAGCGGCCCCCGCGGTGATATTGGACGTCAGTGACGTCACCTTCGGTGACTCCACCTTCCTGAACCTGCTGCTCCGCACGCACCAGCGCACCGATCTGCGCATCGTCGGCCTGCGGCCGCCGCTGGACCGGCTGTTCAGCATCGTCGGTGTCGACGCCGTGCTGAACACCTACCGGACGCTCGCGGAAGCGCAGGACGTTCCGTACTAG
- a CDS encoding helix-turn-helix domain-containing protein, whose translation MSATHEVAVLAFDGMAPFELGVVVEVFGLARPELGEQPWYDLRVCAQEPGRDLRVVGGVTLRAEYGLAELAAADTVIVPGVAEVGGEVSPELVAALRLAHSRGARLVSICSGAFAVAATGLLDGRRATTHWRYARTLAERHPEIDVDPDVLYVDNGDILSSAGSAAGIDLCLYLVRSDHGAAVANTVARRFVVPPHREGGQAQFIEAAVRPVSPDSDGVACSMAWALERLHTPLSVPMLARAASMSERSYLRHFTRRTGTSPMRWVVAQRVAASLPLLESGEGSVGEVSAAVGFDSAATYRHHFGREMRTTPTAYRKAFVRTAG comes from the coding sequence GTGAGCGCGACACACGAAGTGGCCGTACTGGCCTTCGACGGGATGGCGCCCTTCGAGCTGGGCGTGGTGGTCGAGGTGTTCGGCCTGGCGCGGCCGGAGCTCGGCGAACAGCCCTGGTACGACCTGCGGGTGTGCGCGCAGGAGCCCGGCCGGGACCTGCGGGTCGTCGGCGGAGTCACCCTGCGCGCCGAGTACGGCCTCGCGGAGCTGGCGGCGGCGGACACGGTGATCGTGCCGGGCGTCGCCGAGGTGGGCGGGGAGGTCTCCCCTGAGCTGGTCGCCGCGCTGCGCCTGGCGCACTCGCGCGGTGCGCGCCTGGTGTCGATCTGCTCGGGCGCGTTCGCCGTCGCCGCGACCGGCCTGCTGGACGGCCGCCGCGCCACCACGCACTGGCGGTACGCGCGCACCCTCGCCGAGCGCCATCCGGAGATCGACGTGGATCCCGACGTGCTGTACGTCGACAACGGCGACATCCTGTCCAGCGCGGGCAGCGCCGCCGGCATCGATCTCTGCCTCTATCTCGTACGGTCCGACCACGGCGCCGCGGTCGCCAACACCGTGGCCCGGCGCTTCGTGGTCCCGCCCCATCGCGAGGGCGGCCAGGCGCAGTTCATCGAGGCGGCCGTCCGTCCCGTCAGCCCTGACAGCGACGGGGTCGCGTGCAGCATGGCCTGGGCGCTGGAGCGTCTGCACACCCCGCTGAGCGTGCCGATGCTGGCCCGGGCGGCGAGCATGTCGGAACGCTCCTACCTGCGGCACTTCACCCGCCGCACCGGAACCAGCCCGATGCGCTGGGTCGTCGCCCAGCGCGTAGCGGCGAGCCTGCCGCTGCTGGAGTCGGGCGAGGGCTCGGTCGGCGAGGTGTCCGCAGCCGTCGGCTTCGACAGCGCGGCCACCTACCGCCACCACTTCGGCAGGGAGATGCGGACGACACCGACCGCGTACCGCAAAGCGTTCGTGCGGACCGCCGGGTAG
- a CDS encoding right-handed parallel beta-helix repeat-containing protein, producing MYRRILSGLCGAALLTAGVLVAQPGGAAPTDITATARTASVAAAAGATTPFVTVEAESGTLGGGARLRSISPGAPKPTAASLETEASGYALTELKANGDSVTMPNNTGKAANTLVVRASIPDAPAGGGIDATLNLYVNGTFRQAIALSSRQAWNYRGATTNPDDPHAGGVPYRFYNEFPVRVTGAPIAAGSSIKLQKDAANTAAVYDVDSVDLENVGPALAQPANSISVVSNGADPNFGKDSTVAIQNTVNAARTQKKSVWIPQGKYLTNSLVSKPLDFTGVKVQGAGMWYTTIYRKVPLPANAWRSQITVGSGTTLTDLQIDANAVWRDIGGSGGSDYGVNASGAGGWQIDHIWTRHVDANWLSGSNGVVQNSRTADSYGDGFNINNGNTPSPDKLGTNITVKNNFARNTGDDSFATYSDAGADGKNGQITGAKILNNTAVAPWWANGIRVAGGKNVEVRDNLVNSVSSNNALEVSVFGDSGHPLESATITGNVLTGGGGWNGPRQGVHIGSPGPTSLFPTAYTNVTMSNNIIRGSLSTGLMVDKTRANVTLTNNTIDHPATQGILIAAGVTGTGKFTANTVRNLLPGQVAQRNDSPNTFKITG from the coding sequence ATGTACCGAAGAATCTTGTCCGGCTTGTGCGGTGCCGCACTGCTCACCGCGGGCGTCCTGGTCGCACAGCCCGGCGGCGCGGCGCCCACGGACATCACCGCCACCGCCCGCACCGCGTCCGTCGCGGCAGCCGCAGGCGCCACCACACCTTTCGTCACGGTCGAAGCGGAATCCGGCACCCTCGGCGGCGGCGCCCGACTCCGTTCCATCAGCCCTGGGGCGCCGAAGCCGACGGCCGCATCGCTGGAGACCGAGGCCTCGGGTTACGCACTGACGGAGCTGAAGGCCAACGGCGATTCGGTGACCATGCCGAACAACACGGGCAAGGCCGCCAACACCCTGGTGGTCCGCGCCTCGATCCCCGACGCCCCGGCGGGCGGCGGTATCGACGCGACGCTGAACCTGTACGTGAACGGGACGTTCCGCCAGGCGATCGCGCTCAGCTCCCGCCAGGCGTGGAACTACCGCGGCGCGACCACCAACCCGGACGACCCGCACGCGGGCGGGGTGCCGTACCGCTTCTACAACGAGTTCCCCGTCCGGGTGACCGGCGCCCCGATCGCCGCGGGCAGCAGCATCAAACTCCAGAAGGACGCGGCCAACACGGCCGCCGTCTACGACGTCGACTCCGTCGACCTGGAGAACGTGGGACCGGCCCTGGCCCAGCCGGCCAACTCGATATCGGTGGTCAGCAACGGCGCGGATCCGAACTTCGGCAAGGATTCGACGGTCGCCATCCAGAACACGGTCAACGCGGCCCGCACCCAGAAGAAGTCGGTGTGGATCCCGCAGGGCAAGTACCTGACGAACAGCCTCGTGTCGAAGCCGCTGGACTTCACCGGCGTGAAGGTACAGGGCGCCGGCATGTGGTACACCACCATCTACCGCAAGGTCCCGCTGCCGGCCAACGCGTGGCGCTCGCAGATCACGGTGGGTTCGGGCACCACACTGACGGACCTTCAGATCGACGCCAACGCCGTCTGGCGGGACATCGGCGGCAGTGGCGGTTCGGACTACGGCGTCAACGCGAGCGGCGCGGGCGGCTGGCAGATCGACCACATCTGGACGCGCCATGTCGACGCCAACTGGCTGTCGGGCAGCAACGGCGTGGTCCAGAACAGCCGGACCGCGGACAGCTACGGCGACGGGTTCAACATCAACAACGGCAACACCCCGAGCCCTGACAAGCTCGGCACCAACATCACGGTCAAGAACAACTTCGCCCGCAACACCGGTGACGACTCCTTCGCGACGTACTCGGACGCCGGCGCCGACGGCAAGAACGGCCAGATCACCGGCGCGAAGATCCTCAACAACACGGCGGTAGCGCCCTGGTGGGCCAACGGCATCCGGGTCGCGGGCGGGAAGAACGTCGAGGTGCGGGACAACCTGGTGAACAGTGTGTCGTCGAACAACGCCCTGGAAGTCAGTGTGTTCGGCGACTCGGGACACCCCCTGGAGTCAGCGACGATCACCGGAAACGTCCTGACCGGCGGCGGCGGCTGGAACGGCCCCCGCCAGGGCGTACACATCGGCTCCCCCGGCCCCACCTCGCTGTTCCCGACCGCCTACACGAACGTCACCATGAGCAACAACATCATCCGCGGCTCCCTCAGCACGGGCCTCATGGTCGACAAGACCCGCGCGAACGTCACACTGACGAACAACACGATCGACCACCCGGCAACCCAGGGAATCCTGATAGCGGCGGGCGTGACCGGCACGGGCAAGTTCACCGCCAACACGGTGCGGAACCTGCTCCCGGGCCAGGTGGCCCAGCGGAACGACTCCCCGAACACCTTCAAGATCACCGGCTGA